From Thalassotalea psychrophila:
TGTCCATCACGAGGAGTTGAATTAAACTCAGGGTGGAACTGACCAGCAACAAACCAAATGTGCTCTGGTATCTCAATCATTTCAACTAATTTTTTATCAGCAGATAAGCCAGAGAAAACTAAACCGGCATCAGATAATTGCTCTCGGAAGTTATTATTAACTTCATAACGATGACGATGACGTTCAAATACGCTGGTACTGCCATAGATCTCTTCAGCTTTTGTACCTTTAATTAGGTGACATTGTTGAGAGCCTAAGCGCATAGTTCCGCCAAGATCTGAGTTACTATCTCGCATCTCAATTTGGCCATCTTCGTCTAACCATTCTTCAATAAGACCTACAACAGGGTGTTCAGATTTAGCATCAAACTCCGTTGAATGTGCATCAGCCATATTAGCAACGTTACGCGCATACTCTATTAACGCCACTTGCATACCTAAACAAATACCAAAGTAAGGAATGTTATTTTCACGAGCATATTTTGCTGTAGCGATTTTACCTTCAACACCACGTTCACCAAATCCACCTGGTACTAGTAACGCGTCAACACCTTGTAATGCTTCTTCGCCCTTTGATTCTACATTTTGAGAATCAATATACTTAATATTAACGGTTAATTGGTTTTGAATACCCGCATGTTTTAATGCTTCATTTACTGATTTATAAGCATCTGGTAGTTCAATGTACTTACCTACCATACCGATGGTTACTTCACCCATAGGGTTAGCTTCTTTAAATAGGACTGTTTCCCATTCATGTAAATCAGCTACTGGCGCATCAATACCAAAACGTTTACAGACGATTTCATCAGTACCTTGAGCCACAAGCATTGCCGGGATTTTATAAATACTGTCAACGTCACGCATTGTGACTACGGCTTTTTCTTCAACATTACAAAATAAAGCAATTTTAGCTTTTTCATTTGCAGGAATAGGTCTTTCACTACGACATACAAGAATGTCAGCAAAAATACCAATTGAGCGTAATTCTTTTACTGAATGCTGAGTTGGTTTCGTTTTAATTTCACCTGAAGCAGCTAAATAAGGAACCAGCGTTAAGTGCATGTACATGGCACGTTCACGGCCTACCTCAACACCTAATTGACGGATAGCTTCAAGGAAAGGTTGTGATTC
This genomic window contains:
- a CDS encoding CTP synthase → MTTRYIFVTGGVVSSLGKGIAAASMAAILEARGLKVTMLKLDPYINVDPGTMSPIQHGEVFVTEDGAETDLDLGHYERFIRTKMSKKNNFTTGRIYQGILARERRGEFLGATIQVIPHITNDIKRRVIEGAEGYDVAMVEIGGTVGDIESQPFLEAIRQLGVEVGRERAMYMHLTLVPYLAASGEIKTKPTQHSVKELRSIGIFADILVCRSERPIPANEKAKIALFCNVEEKAVVTMRDVDSIYKIPAMLVAQGTDEIVCKRFGIDAPVADLHEWETVLFKEANPMGEVTIGMVGKYIELPDAYKSVNEALKHAGIQNQLTVNIKYIDSQNVESKGEEALQGVDALLVPGGFGERGVEGKIATAKYARENNIPYFGICLGMQVALIEYARNVANMADAHSTEFDAKSEHPVVGLIEEWLDEDGQIEMRDSNSDLGGTMRLGSQQCHLIKGTKAEEIYGSTSVFERHRHRYEVNNNFREQLSDAGLVFSGLSADKKLVEMIEIPEHIWFVAGQFHPEFNSTPRDGHPLFESFVAAAFEHQKLQEK